A single window of Crassostrea angulata isolate pt1a10 chromosome 8, ASM2561291v2, whole genome shotgun sequence DNA harbors:
- the LOC128157758 gene encoding uncharacterized protein LOC128157758 isoform X1 — protein MLVKLYCLFNSNNYFMYRRKDRRVNSSDRICSCHFKDGKKENGPTLFPWNQGTYFDFPNPNKISRQCRQAEIGESAEPKTNESILTDTEPVVENEVADEEHNYMQSYSSLVLEIKELEKQIAYLQTEIATLQSQKHPLTVANVIDNEQKMLMYTSLKPQMFRIIDSTLQRFPLVYVDGWTPSAFSRTDQLFMTLMKLKLNCPFLDLAERFCTSKATIHNIIITHVFALHEVFFEGMMENNIPSLLKCKASMPASFGDFNCCRLVIDATEVTQDVPGQDMTAQSQTYSSYKNRHTVKSVTGVAPNGAVVYVSKLYPGSTSDVAIVKHSNMLAKLSPGDMILADKGFTIHSILPQGIHLNIPPFLKDKGQYTPAEVQVCRKIARSRIHVERVNERIKNFEILSHIPQQFRYISTKIFQVCAMLVNFQNPMIAEIANNYSFDQ, from the exons ATGTTAGTAAAATTGTACTGTTTGTTCAATTCTAATAACTATTTTATGTATAGGAGGAAAGACAGAAGAGTCAACTCTTCAGACAGAATTTGTAGCTGTCACTTTAAAGACGGCAAGAAGGAAAATGGTCCTACATTGTTTCCTTGGAACCAGGGCACTTATTTTGACTTTCCAAATCCAAATAAAATTTCACG ACAGTGCAGGCAAGCTGAGATTGGTGAATCTGCAGAACCCAAGACAAATGAAAGTATACTTACAGACACAGAGCCTGTGGTTGAAAATGAGGTTGCTGATGAGGAGCATAATTACATGCAGTCTTATTCATCCCTAGTATTAGAAATCAAG GAACTGGAGAAGCAGATAGCATATTTGCAGACAGAAATAGCAACTCTACAGTCACAGAAGCACCCTTTAACAGTTGCAAATGTCATTGACAATGAGCAGAAG ATGTTGATGTACACCTCATTGAAACCGCAGATGTTTAGGATCATCGACTCAACCTTACAGCGATTTCCTTTGGTATACGTGGATGGTTGGACTCCAAGTGCATTTTCAAGGACGGACCAACTTTTCATGACATTAATGAAACTTAAGCTGAACTGTCCCTTCCTTGACCTTGCAGAACGCTTTTGTACCAGCAAAGCAACCATTCATAATATCATCATTACCCATGTCTTTGCTCTGCATGAAGTTTTTTTTGAAGGTATGATGGAAAATAACATTCCTTCGCTTCTTAAGTGCAAGGCTTCAATGCCAGCAAGTTTTGGAGATTTTAACTGTTGTCGCCTTGTGATTGACGCCACTGAGGTTACACAGGATGTTCCCGGTCAGGACATGACAGCCCAGTCACAGACCTACAGTTCCTACAAAAATAGACATACTGTGAAGTCTGTTACTGGTGTTGCTCCTAATGGAGCCGTTGTGTACGTAAGCAAACTATATCCTGGCAGCACCTCAGATGTTGCTATAGTAAAGCATAGCAACATGCTTGCCAAGTTATCCCCAGGAGACATGATTTTGGCAGACAAAGGGTTTACGATCCATTCTATTCTCCCTCAGGGTATTCATCTGAACATCCCTCCCTTCCTTAAAGATAAAGGCCAGTACACCCCAGCAGAAGTCCAAGTCTGCAGGAAGATAGCGCGGTCAAGAATCCATGTTGAGAGAGTGAATGAGCGGataaaaaactttgaaattctGTCACACATTCCTCAGCAATTCCGCTACATTAGTACTAAGATTTTTCAAGTATGTGCTATGCTTGTAAACTTTCAAAATCCCATGATTGCAGAAATTGCAAATAATTACAGTTTTGATCAGTGA
- the LOC128157756 gene encoding U3 small nucleolar RNA-interacting protein 2-like isoform X3: protein MPFFIKSKRKQSKSKRPQVSLSGEPSKRKRKKLRLQNEEIESESEIESDEGERKAEVVTSSDEEETAQEKKLRLAKEYLANLEQEEAEKREEDDIHRDIISHRLKQDLLEQSGKVQKLVADGYEQPSLDDIIVLRGHQLSVTCVVISPDKRHVFSGSKDCSIIKWDAVEGKRLHTIPGGRKGTEDTHTGHTDHIFCLAMSSDGKFLASGGKNKFVLLWNPDTCQLIHRFNGHRGPISGLAFRIGSHQLFSASHDRSIKIWNVDELAYIETLFGHSDAITGIDSLFRDRAITSGGRDASIRIWKVVEESQLVFNGDPGSIDCIAFINESNFISGTDNNSISIWSLMKKKPLVTVKNAHHGQDQNGNSSTQTNWITCVAALHNTDLVASAGSKDGCIKLWKISKNYTVLQPLYSIPMVGFVNSLAFSPDRQVLVAGIGQEHKLGRWWRIKEAKNGIRIIKLKRKDV, encoded by the exons atgccatttttcatcaaatcaaAAAGGAAGCAATCAAAGTCTAAg AGACCACAGGTGTCGCTCAGTGGAGAACCCTCAAAGCGTAAAAGGAAGAAGCTTAGGCTGCAGAATGAAGAAATAGAGAGTGAATCAGAGATAGAAAG TGATGAAGGTGAAAGAAAGGCTGAAGTGGTGACATCTTCAGACGAGGAGGAAACTGCACAGGAAAAAAAGTTGCGTCTTGCTAAAGAATATTTAGCCAACCTAGAGCAAGAAG AGGCAGAGAAGAGAGAAGAGGATGACATCCACAGAGACATTATATCTCACAGACTAAAGCAAGACCTG TTGGAACAAAGTGGAAAAGTACAGAAACTTGTTGCAGATGGG TATGAACAGCCATCCCTGGATGACATCATCGTCCTGCGGGGGCATCAGTTGAGTGTGACCTGTGTGGTTATCTCCCCTGACAAAAGACACGTTTTCAGTGGCTCCAAAGACTGTAGCATCATCAAGT GGGATGCGGTGGAGGGTAAAAGACTACACACGATTCCTGGGGGGAGGAAAGGGACGGAGGACACTCATACAGGACACACAGACCACATCTTCTGTCTCGCAATGTCCTCCGACGGAAAATTTCTG GCATCAGGAGGAAAAAATAAGTTTGTTCTCTTGTGGAATCCAGACACCTGTCAGCTCATCCACAGATTCAATGGCCATAGGGGCCCCATTTCT gGCCTGGCTTTTAGAATTGGCTCCCATCAGTTGTTTAGTGCTTCACATGACCGATCAATCAAAATCTGGAATGTGGATGAGCTGGCTTACATAGAAACATT ATTTGGTCACAGTGATGCAATCACAGGAATCGACAGTCTGTTCCGGGACAGGGCTATCACATCAGGGGGGAGGGATGCCAGTATCCGAATCTGGAAAGTCGTGGAGGAGTCACAGCTAGTGTTCAATGGAGACCC GGGATCCATAGACTGCATAGCCTTCATCAATGAGTCTAATTTTATATCAGGAACTGACAACAA CTCCATATCCATATGGTCACTCATGAAGAAGAAGCCGCTAGTGACAGTGAAGAACGCTCACCATGGTCAGGATCAGAACGGGAACTCCAGCACCCAGACCAACTGGATAACCTGTGTGGCAGCTCTCCATAACACAGACCTAGTGGCCTCAG CAGGATCGAAAGATGGCTGCATCAAACTATGGAAGATCTCCAAGAATTACACAGTATTGCAGCCACTGTATTCAATACCTATG GTTGGTTTTGTGAACAGCCTGGCTTTCTCACCTGATAGACAGGTGTTGGTGGCAGGAATTGGTCAGGAACACAAACTAGGTCGGTGGTGGCGAATCAAAGAGGCCAAAAACGGGATAAGGATCATCAAGTTAAAGAGAAAAGACGTCTGA
- the LOC128157756 gene encoding U3 small nucleolar RNA-interacting protein 2-like isoform X1 codes for MPFFIKSKRKQSKSKTKNQRPQVSLSGEPSKRKRKKLRLQNEEIESESEIESDEGERKAEVVTSSDEEETAQEKKLRLAKEYLANLEQEEAEKREEDDIHRDIISHRLKQDLLEQSGKVQKLVADGYEQPSLDDIIVLRGHQLSVTCVVISPDKRHVFSGSKDCSIIKWDAVEGKRLHTIPGGRKGTEDTHTGHTDHIFCLAMSSDGKFLASGGKNKFVLLWNPDTCQLIHRFNGHRGPISGLAFRIGSHQLFSASHDRSIKIWNVDELAYIETLFGHSDAITGIDSLFRDRAITSGGRDASIRIWKVVEESQLVFNGDPGSIDCIAFINESNFISGTDNNSISIWSLMKKKPLVTVKNAHHGQDQNGNSSTQTNWITCVAALHNTDLVASAGSKDGCIKLWKISKNYTVLQPLYSIPMVGFVNSLAFSPDRQVLVAGIGQEHKLGRWWRIKEAKNGIRIIKLKRKDV; via the exons atgccatttttcatcaaatcaaAAAGGAAGCAATCAAAGTCTAAg acaaAAAATCAGAGACCACAGGTGTCGCTCAGTGGAGAACCCTCAAAGCGTAAAAGGAAGAAGCTTAGGCTGCAGAATGAAGAAATAGAGAGTGAATCAGAGATAGAAAG TGATGAAGGTGAAAGAAAGGCTGAAGTGGTGACATCTTCAGACGAGGAGGAAACTGCACAGGAAAAAAAGTTGCGTCTTGCTAAAGAATATTTAGCCAACCTAGAGCAAGAAG AGGCAGAGAAGAGAGAAGAGGATGACATCCACAGAGACATTATATCTCACAGACTAAAGCAAGACCTG TTGGAACAAAGTGGAAAAGTACAGAAACTTGTTGCAGATGGG TATGAACAGCCATCCCTGGATGACATCATCGTCCTGCGGGGGCATCAGTTGAGTGTGACCTGTGTGGTTATCTCCCCTGACAAAAGACACGTTTTCAGTGGCTCCAAAGACTGTAGCATCATCAAGT GGGATGCGGTGGAGGGTAAAAGACTACACACGATTCCTGGGGGGAGGAAAGGGACGGAGGACACTCATACAGGACACACAGACCACATCTTCTGTCTCGCAATGTCCTCCGACGGAAAATTTCTG GCATCAGGAGGAAAAAATAAGTTTGTTCTCTTGTGGAATCCAGACACCTGTCAGCTCATCCACAGATTCAATGGCCATAGGGGCCCCATTTCT gGCCTGGCTTTTAGAATTGGCTCCCATCAGTTGTTTAGTGCTTCACATGACCGATCAATCAAAATCTGGAATGTGGATGAGCTGGCTTACATAGAAACATT ATTTGGTCACAGTGATGCAATCACAGGAATCGACAGTCTGTTCCGGGACAGGGCTATCACATCAGGGGGGAGGGATGCCAGTATCCGAATCTGGAAAGTCGTGGAGGAGTCACAGCTAGTGTTCAATGGAGACCC GGGATCCATAGACTGCATAGCCTTCATCAATGAGTCTAATTTTATATCAGGAACTGACAACAA CTCCATATCCATATGGTCACTCATGAAGAAGAAGCCGCTAGTGACAGTGAAGAACGCTCACCATGGTCAGGATCAGAACGGGAACTCCAGCACCCAGACCAACTGGATAACCTGTGTGGCAGCTCTCCATAACACAGACCTAGTGGCCTCAG CAGGATCGAAAGATGGCTGCATCAAACTATGGAAGATCTCCAAGAATTACACAGTATTGCAGCCACTGTATTCAATACCTATG GTTGGTTTTGTGAACAGCCTGGCTTTCTCACCTGATAGACAGGTGTTGGTGGCAGGAATTGGTCAGGAACACAAACTAGGTCGGTGGTGGCGAATCAAAGAGGCCAAAAACGGGATAAGGATCATCAAGTTAAAGAGAAAAGACGTCTGA
- the LOC128157770 gene encoding uncharacterized protein LOC128157770 isoform X2 → MLWIVSKEPPSPTLDVPTVEDLLLGEGYTGATDKIKWLKTNLAISKEKIEQVAQMTAGQRNNHLWALVRKNRLTASNFGKVLAAIRRNRFPPSLFKQILASYDLSTKDAIVWGVSNESVAKAKYCSYGDAVVEDTGVWLHENGVLGASPDGLIRRAATHNYNHQAAEMTDVLEAMQVRPEIFNQRVLFRVPGS, encoded by the exons ATGCTATGGATTGTATCTAAAGAGCCTCCATCTCCAACACTGGATGTTCCAACTGTAGAAGATTTGCTGCTTGGGGAAGGCTACACAGGAGCTACGGACAAGATAAAGTGGCTGAAGACGAATCTTGCAATCTCCAAAGAGAAAATAGAGCAG GTTGCACAGATGACCGCAGGACAGAGGAATAACCACCTCTGGGCATTGGTTAGAAAAAACCGTTTGACTGCATCCAACTTTGGAAAAGTGCTAGCTGCCATCAGACGAAACAG GTTCCCACCctcattgtttaaacaaattctTGCCTCGTATGACCTATCTACAAAAGATGCTATTGTATGGGGAGTTAGCAATGAGTCAGTTGCCAAAGCAAAGTATTGCTCTTATGGAGATGCAGTTGTTGAAGACACAG GTGTATGGTTGCATGAGAATGGTGTTTTAGGCGCAAGTCCTGATGGCCTCATTCGGCGGGCAGCAACCCACAACTATAACCACCAAGCAGCAGAGATGACTGATGTGCTAGAGGCAATGCAAGTGAGGCCTgaaatttttaatcaaagagTTTTGTTtag AGTACCAGGTTCATGA
- the LOC128157770 gene encoding uncharacterized protein LOC128157770 isoform X1: protein MLWIVSKEPPSPTLDVPTVEDLLLGEGYTGATDKIKWLKTNLAISKEKIEQVAQMTAGQRNNHLWALVRKNRLTASNFGKVLAAIRRNRFPPSLFKQILASYDLSTKDAIVWGVSNESVAKAKYCSYGDAVVEDTGVWLHENGVLGASPDGLIRRAATHNYNHQAAEMTDVLEAMQSTRFMMADRCTGLKKIISTTTK from the exons ATGCTATGGATTGTATCTAAAGAGCCTCCATCTCCAACACTGGATGTTCCAACTGTAGAAGATTTGCTGCTTGGGGAAGGCTACACAGGAGCTACGGACAAGATAAAGTGGCTGAAGACGAATCTTGCAATCTCCAAAGAGAAAATAGAGCAG GTTGCACAGATGACCGCAGGACAGAGGAATAACCACCTCTGGGCATTGGTTAGAAAAAACCGTTTGACTGCATCCAACTTTGGAAAAGTGCTAGCTGCCATCAGACGAAACAG GTTCCCACCctcattgtttaaacaaattctTGCCTCGTATGACCTATCTACAAAAGATGCTATTGTATGGGGAGTTAGCAATGAGTCAGTTGCCAAAGCAAAGTATTGCTCTTATGGAGATGCAGTTGTTGAAGACACAG GTGTATGGTTGCATGAGAATGGTGTTTTAGGCGCAAGTCCTGATGGCCTCATTCGGCGGGCAGCAACCCACAACTATAACCACCAAGCAGCAGAGATGACTGATGTGCTAGAGGCAATGCAA AGTACCAGGTTCATGATGGCAGACAGGTGTACAGGCTTAAAGAAAATCATATCTACTACGACCAAGTAA
- the LOC128157758 gene encoding uncharacterized protein LOC128157758 isoform X2: MQSYSSLVLEIKELEKQIAYLQTEIATLQSQKHPLTVANVIDNEQKMLMYTSLKPQMFRIIDSTLQRFPLVYVDGWTPSAFSRTDQLFMTLMKLKLNCPFLDLAERFCTSKATIHNIIITHVFALHEVFFEGMMENNIPSLLKCKASMPASFGDFNCCRLVIDATEVTQDVPGQDMTAQSQTYSSYKNRHTVKSVTGVAPNGAVVYVSKLYPGSTSDVAIVKHSNMLAKLSPGDMILADKGFTIHSILPQGIHLNIPPFLKDKGQYTPAEVQVCRKIARSRIHVERVNERIKNFEILSHIPQQFRYISTKIFQVCAMLVNFQNPMIAEIANNYSFDQ; the protein is encoded by the exons ATGCAGTCTTATTCATCCCTAGTATTAGAAATCAAG GAACTGGAGAAGCAGATAGCATATTTGCAGACAGAAATAGCAACTCTACAGTCACAGAAGCACCCTTTAACAGTTGCAAATGTCATTGACAATGAGCAGAAG ATGTTGATGTACACCTCATTGAAACCGCAGATGTTTAGGATCATCGACTCAACCTTACAGCGATTTCCTTTGGTATACGTGGATGGTTGGACTCCAAGTGCATTTTCAAGGACGGACCAACTTTTCATGACATTAATGAAACTTAAGCTGAACTGTCCCTTCCTTGACCTTGCAGAACGCTTTTGTACCAGCAAAGCAACCATTCATAATATCATCATTACCCATGTCTTTGCTCTGCATGAAGTTTTTTTTGAAGGTATGATGGAAAATAACATTCCTTCGCTTCTTAAGTGCAAGGCTTCAATGCCAGCAAGTTTTGGAGATTTTAACTGTTGTCGCCTTGTGATTGACGCCACTGAGGTTACACAGGATGTTCCCGGTCAGGACATGACAGCCCAGTCACAGACCTACAGTTCCTACAAAAATAGACATACTGTGAAGTCTGTTACTGGTGTTGCTCCTAATGGAGCCGTTGTGTACGTAAGCAAACTATATCCTGGCAGCACCTCAGATGTTGCTATAGTAAAGCATAGCAACATGCTTGCCAAGTTATCCCCAGGAGACATGATTTTGGCAGACAAAGGGTTTACGATCCATTCTATTCTCCCTCAGGGTATTCATCTGAACATCCCTCCCTTCCTTAAAGATAAAGGCCAGTACACCCCAGCAGAAGTCCAAGTCTGCAGGAAGATAGCGCGGTCAAGAATCCATGTTGAGAGAGTGAATGAGCGGataaaaaactttgaaattctGTCACACATTCCTCAGCAATTCCGCTACATTAGTACTAAGATTTTTCAAGTATGTGCTATGCTTGTAAACTTTCAAAATCCCATGATTGCAGAAATTGCAAATAATTACAGTTTTGATCAGTGA
- the LOC128157768 gene encoding metalloproteinase inhibitor 3-like: MSGRVLPWICLFLGLMKFSNACSCYMPRYQNSFCNAEFAITANVTSSELFFRDGRSLSSYVQESVIPDRHQRLEYNYSIDVLDIFKTTPTFETVDQNYVTSDAFDGSCGIDLSVGTVYYMTGYVREDHMVVSSCFTTAPFSELKAGHLEGIRGLYADNCKCRVNELMMEKWKKKKVCQAEWYSPCEEAQAVCVKRKGGKCVWRHIADESCLLDDEDK; encoded by the exons ATGTCTGGGCGCGTGTTACCATGGATATGTTTGTTCCTGGGACTGATGAAGTTTTCTAACGCCTGTTCCTGCTATATGCCACGATATCAAAACTCGTTCTGCAACGCTGAATTCG CCATCACAGCAAACGTTACTTCCTCTGAGCTGTTTTTCCGGGACGGGAGAAGTTTGAGTTCCTACGTGCAGGAGAGCGTAATTCCGGACCGACATCAGCGCCTGGAGTATAACTACTCCATTGATGTGCTGGACATCTTCAAG acGACTCCCACTTTTGAGACGGTCGACCAGAACTACGTCACTTCCGACGCATTTGACGGATCCTGTGGGATCGACCTGTCCGTGGGGACAGTGTACTACATGACGG GTTACGTCAGAGAAGACCACATGGTAGTTTCGTCCTGCTTTACCACGGCGCCTTTCTCGGAGCTGAAGGCGGGGCACCTAGAGGGAATCAGGGGGCTGTACGCCGACAACTGTAAATGTCGG gtaaacgAGCTGATGATGGAAAAATGGAAGAAGAAGAAGGTGTGCCAGGCCGAGTGGTACTCTCCGTGCGAGGAGGCACAGGCCGTCTGCGTCAAAAGAAAAGGCGGGAAATGTGTTTGGCGCCATATTGCAGACGAATCCTGCCTACTGGATGATGAGGACAAATAG
- the LOC128157756 gene encoding U3 small nucleolar RNA-interacting protein 2-like isoform X2 — MPFFIKSKRKQSKSKTKNQRPQVSLSGEPSKRKRKKLRLQNEEIESESEIESDEGERKAEVVTSSDEEETAQEKKLRLAKEYLANLEQEEAEKREEDDIHRDIISHRLKQDLLEQSGKVQKLVADGYEQPSLDDIIVLRGHQLSVTCVVISPDKRHVFSGSKDCSIIKWDAVEGKRLHTIPGGRKGTEDTHTGHTDHIFCLAMSSDGKFLASGGKNKFVLLWNPDTCQLIHRFNGHRGPISGLAFRIGSHQLFSASHDRSIKIWNVDELAYIETLFGHSDAITGIDSLFRDRAITSGGRDASIRIWKVVEESQLVFNGDPGSIDCIAFINESNFISGTDNNSISIWSLMKKKPLVTVKNAHHGQDQNGNSSTQTNWITCVAALHNTDLVASGSKDGCIKLWKISKNYTVLQPLYSIPMVGFVNSLAFSPDRQVLVAGIGQEHKLGRWWRIKEAKNGIRIIKLKRKDV; from the exons atgccatttttcatcaaatcaaAAAGGAAGCAATCAAAGTCTAAg acaaAAAATCAGAGACCACAGGTGTCGCTCAGTGGAGAACCCTCAAAGCGTAAAAGGAAGAAGCTTAGGCTGCAGAATGAAGAAATAGAGAGTGAATCAGAGATAGAAAG TGATGAAGGTGAAAGAAAGGCTGAAGTGGTGACATCTTCAGACGAGGAGGAAACTGCACAGGAAAAAAAGTTGCGTCTTGCTAAAGAATATTTAGCCAACCTAGAGCAAGAAG AGGCAGAGAAGAGAGAAGAGGATGACATCCACAGAGACATTATATCTCACAGACTAAAGCAAGACCTG TTGGAACAAAGTGGAAAAGTACAGAAACTTGTTGCAGATGGG TATGAACAGCCATCCCTGGATGACATCATCGTCCTGCGGGGGCATCAGTTGAGTGTGACCTGTGTGGTTATCTCCCCTGACAAAAGACACGTTTTCAGTGGCTCCAAAGACTGTAGCATCATCAAGT GGGATGCGGTGGAGGGTAAAAGACTACACACGATTCCTGGGGGGAGGAAAGGGACGGAGGACACTCATACAGGACACACAGACCACATCTTCTGTCTCGCAATGTCCTCCGACGGAAAATTTCTG GCATCAGGAGGAAAAAATAAGTTTGTTCTCTTGTGGAATCCAGACACCTGTCAGCTCATCCACAGATTCAATGGCCATAGGGGCCCCATTTCT gGCCTGGCTTTTAGAATTGGCTCCCATCAGTTGTTTAGTGCTTCACATGACCGATCAATCAAAATCTGGAATGTGGATGAGCTGGCTTACATAGAAACATT ATTTGGTCACAGTGATGCAATCACAGGAATCGACAGTCTGTTCCGGGACAGGGCTATCACATCAGGGGGGAGGGATGCCAGTATCCGAATCTGGAAAGTCGTGGAGGAGTCACAGCTAGTGTTCAATGGAGACCC GGGATCCATAGACTGCATAGCCTTCATCAATGAGTCTAATTTTATATCAGGAACTGACAACAA CTCCATATCCATATGGTCACTCATGAAGAAGAAGCCGCTAGTGACAGTGAAGAACGCTCACCATGGTCAGGATCAGAACGGGAACTCCAGCACCCAGACCAACTGGATAACCTGTGTGGCAGCTCTCCATAACACAGACCTAGTGGCCTCAG GATCGAAAGATGGCTGCATCAAACTATGGAAGATCTCCAAGAATTACACAGTATTGCAGCCACTGTATTCAATACCTATG GTTGGTTTTGTGAACAGCCTGGCTTTCTCACCTGATAGACAGGTGTTGGTGGCAGGAATTGGTCAGGAACACAAACTAGGTCGGTGGTGGCGAATCAAAGAGGCCAAAAACGGGATAAGGATCATCAAGTTAAAGAGAAAAGACGTCTGA